One part of the Aricia agestis chromosome Z, ilAriAges1.1, whole genome shotgun sequence genome encodes these proteins:
- the LOC121739088 gene encoding uncharacterized protein LOC121739088: MKQNAKKFASAEQKSRLIQLVEADPDLNNGKISKSFPIIEANKRWLAISHELNSLPGVKKTWKEWRKTWQDRKSNVKKRRRTLLSWQENLGDGSTPSECPTRADCLITVDQGALVVQGLKIGNAKKFASQEQKYRLLRLVEADPQLKSGKFTKSFTKFEARKRWIAISHKLNSIPGAKKTWEEWRKTWQDKKANAKKHTRHRQTNSQSRPPPEPPVVESFHDNNDQLSFGENDDSQESKPTLFDFSQPGPSAENIPTLDSSNHKSSDVRWSADADRQLQQEQNSFEAITERLMREKLEIKKKFYEDYIRLMSSQTQALVDIAAALNGAAAMTDVLQ; encoded by the exons atgaAGCAGAATGCAAAGAAATTTGCTAGTGCGGAGCAAAAGTCTCGTCTAATACAATTAGTGGAAGCCGATCCAGATCTAAACAACGGAAAAATTTCCAAATCTTTTCCAATAATTGAAGCAAATAAAAGGTGGCTTGCTATAAGCCACGAACTAAATTCCTTACCGGGGGTCAAAAAGACTTGGAAAGAGTGGcgtaaa ACTTGGCAGGACAGAAAGTCAAATGTCAAGAAAAGAAGGAGAACTTTGTTAAGCTGGCAGGAAAACTTAGGAGACGGCAGTACGCCATCGGAATGTCCTACACGGGCGGACTGCTTGATCACTGTCGACCAGGGGGCTTTGGTGGTTCAAGGCCTAAAGATAGGAAATGCAAAAAAATTTGCTAGCCAGGAACAAAAGTATCGCCTACTGCGTCTGGTAGAGGCCGACCCACAGCTGAAAAGCGGGAAGTTTACAAAATCATTTACAAAATTTGAAGCAAGAAAAAGATGGATCGCTATAAGCCACAAACTAAATTCTATACCGGGGGCCAAAAAAACTTGGGAGGAATGGCGCAAA ACGTGGCAGGATAAAAAGGCAAATGCTAAGAAGCATACTAGACACCGGCAGACAAACTCACAGAGTAGACCACCACCAGAGCCCCCAGTGGTGGAGAGTTTCCATGACAACAACGACCAGCTGTCGTTCGGAGAAAATGATGATTCCCAAGAATCTAAGCCTACATTATTTG ATTTTTCACAGCCTGGGCCTAGTGCAGAAAATATACCAACATTAg ATAGCAGTAACCACAAATCATCAGATGTAAGATGGAGCGCGGACGCAGATAGGCAGCTGCAACAAGAACAAAATTCCTTTGAGGCCATAACGGAAAGACTTATGAGAGAAAAGCTAGAGATTAAGAAGAAATTCTACGAAGATTACATTAGGCTAATGAGCTCACAGACACAGGCGCTCGTCGACATCGCGGCCGCGCTGAACGGTGCAGCGGCCATGACTGATGTGTTACAGTAG
- the LOC121739089 gene encoding probable small nuclear ribonucleoprotein E, producing the protein MAYKGPPKVQKVMVQPINLIFRYLQNRSRVQVWLYENVNLRIEGHIVGFDEYMNIVLDEAEEVHIKTKNRKQIGRIMMKGDNITLIQNVNPTATSN; encoded by the coding sequence ATGGCTTACAAAGGACCACCGAAAGTACAAAAGGTTATGGTACAACCCATTAACCTCATATTCAGGTATCTACAGAACCGAAGCCGTGTGCAAGTTTGGCTTTACGAAAACGTTAATTTGAGGATCGAGGGTCACATTGTTGGTTTCGACGAATACATGAACATTGTCCTGGACGAAGCCGAAGAAGTTCATATAAAAACGAAGAACCGAAAACAAATTGGCCGCATTATGATGAAAGGAGACAATATAACATTGATTCAGAACGTCAATCCGACGGCAACTTCAAACTAG